In a genomic window of Drosophila takahashii strain IR98-3 E-12201 chromosome 3L, DtakHiC1v2, whole genome shotgun sequence:
- the RhoGEF3 gene encoding uncharacterized protein RhoGEF3 isoform X4 has translation MKKLIIPTLMDTYGLIKFWDFDTGAPGSVSQSARGRVDFSVPPADDIMPGERRYRWKPRLLQSQQMKAVSSPTLSEPLSEPPPQKPVESTDVAVSGNSGGSGGVGLGVLQIFKRTLNNFNSKNQMHISPLSPAAAGSNPPKTKTSPTTPTVSITAPSTTMPASEPVAEGGDASSGKYRFGPLIWRTSKERRKTKYNRKDKCNSGDSGIQIELEQDEHSRALAVGVQKEGAAPVSTKGSTGFVDSKKRTIRRTNSAKTSSILGPFIVRTKNARHLNMGESDKVEREAPESLPTRSLSQPNGLESYGMGRPDLEDSDSDSVASNEEAVNYYPTIYAEVLYNFTAGGPQELGLERGMLIEILRKEVGPWWFGRIKKEETNLVEDILDPELGWFPKEFVRIIHCPETDIFFNEHRAAVAEAEDATAPAEEGSIPLPVAAYAEDADVTVTTDQSNVTLIVIESPPTPLTLPSSDPIAQLDHNTILRRSAVRELLDTEVNYVKLLASICDGYLPAMSKRIDIFSPNSIRLIFSNIMAIYKFQRKFLEALRRGIEQNQIAKVFLNMHKGFLCYSTYCNAYPRALIELETYDRVKDARTILENCRESENLAELPLSAHLLAPVQRICRYPLHLNEIIKSALEKADEVDGGAKPAAAKYEQLDVFEVDIPDSQHTVNLALEAMRGITEAVNEGKRHSETIARHQASFQNFKGPPLHLHSARFFLQVDATRQKQNLWNSSYTLFLFDNQLVYCKRDIIKRSHFIYKGRIFLDRCRVVNVRDGKMFGHTIKNSLRIYSESRDKWYDFSFRSANRKHRFLSTLALERQFGGKALYVSEMTGFEYNYEERPGDCSDQSDYEAQDFEIPAGANSGESSVPDSPAKSSSRLCETLPKKSQSRDGISSADNSQLSTTSTGSLGRRHFGNWFRKPKSANCTPSQSPTHKPGFDADATLTEARVAAMELAEAAAALVPTDSSST, from the exons ATGAAGAAGCTGATAATACCCACGCTCATGGACACCTATGGACTGATTAAGTTCTGGGACTTCGACACGGGCGCCCCTGGAAGTGTGTCGCAATCCGCCAGGGGGCGGGTGGATTTCAGCGTGCCACCCGCCGACGATATCATGCCCGGCGAGCGCCGCTACAGATGGAAACCTCGCCTTCTCCAG TCCCAGCAAATGAAGGCTGTCTCCAGTCCCACGCTGTCAGAACCGCTCTCAGAGCCGCCGCCACAGAAGCCAGTTGAAAGCACAGATGTGGCGGTCTCGGGCAACAGCGGCGGAAGCGGAGGCGTAGGCCTGGGCGTCTTGCAGATATTTAAGCGCACCCTGAACAACTTCAACAGCAAGAATCAAATGCACATCTCTCCGCTGTCGCCGGCGGCAGCAGGCAGCAATCCGCCAAAGACCAAGACGTCGCCAACAACACCGACTGTATCCATTACAGCTCCGTCGAcgacgatgccagctagcgaACCTGTAGCAGAAGGTGGAGACGCCAGCTCCGGAAAATACCGATTCGGGCCCCTCATCTGGCGCACATCCAAAGAGCGTCGTAAGACGAAGTACAACCGGAAAGACAAGTGCAATTCCGGCGACTCGGGCATTCAGATCGAGCTTGAGCAGGATGAACACTCCCGTGCCCTGGCTGTCGGCGTCCAGAAAGAAGGGGCCGCTCCTGTTTCTACCAAGGGCTCGACGGGTTTCGTGGACTCTAAGAAGCGAACAATACGTCGAACCAATTCGGCCAAGACAAGCAGCATCCTCGGACCCTTTATTGTGCGAACCAAAAACGCCAGGCATCTCAATATGGGAGAGTCCGATAAAGTGGAACGCGAAGCTCCGGAATCCCTGCCCACGCGATCTCTTAGCCAACCCAATGGTCTAGAGTCATATGGCATGGGACGCCCAGATCTTGAGGATAGCGACAGTGACAGCGTAGCGTCAAACGAGGAAG CTGTCAACTACTACCCGACCATCTATGCGGAAGTGCTTTACAACTTCACGGCCGGCGGTCCCCAAGAACTGGGGCTGGAACGGGGAATGCTCATTGAAATATTGCGCAAGGAAGTTGGACCCTGGTGGTTCGGCCGCATTAAGAAGGAGGAAACAAATCTCGTGGAAGACATATTGGACCCCGAGCTGGGCTGGTTCCCCAAGGAATTCGTGCGCATTATTCACTGTCCTGAGACGGATATTTTCTTTAACGAGCATAGGGCTGCCGTGGCTGAGGCTGAGGATGCAACAGCTCCTGCAGAGGAGGGCTCTATTCCTCTTCCTGTGGCTGCGTACGCCGAGGACGCAGACGTTACTGTGACCACGGACCAAAGCAACGTCACCCTTATTGTCATTGAGTCGCCACCAACCCCGCTAACCCTTCCTAGTTCCGATCCAATTGCCCAGCTGGACCACAACACTATCCTGCGCCGAAGTGCCGTTCGCGAACTGCTCGATACGGAGGTCAATTACGTCAAACTGCTGGCATCCATTTGTGATGG GTATCTGCCAGCCATGAGCAAGCGCATCGATATATTCTCGCCGAACAGTATTCGCCTGATATTTTCCAACATAATGGCCATTTACAAGTTCCAGCGAAAGTTTCTAGAGGCCTTGCGACGCGGAATCGAACAAAATCAGATTGCTAAGGTTTTTCTCAACATG cACAAAGGTTTTCTATGCTACTCCACCTACTGCAACGCCTATCCTCGAGCCCTAATCGAACTCGAGACTTACGACCGTGTAAAAGACGCCCGCACTATTTTGGAGAA CTGCCGCGAATCGGAGAACCTAGCCGAGCTTCCGCTCTCCGCCCACCTTCTGGCACCAGTGCAACGCATCTGCCGCTATCCCCTGCACCTCAACGAGATTATTAAGTCGGCCCTGGAAAAAGCGGATGAGGTAGATGGTGGCGCCAAGCCAGCGGCCGCTAAGTATGAACAGCTCGACGTCTTTGAAGTGGACATACCTGACTCCCAGCACACTGTCAATTTGGCGCTGGAGGCGATGCGCGGCATCACAGAGGCGGTCAATGAGGGAAAACGTCACAGCGAAACAATTGCGAGGCACCAGGCCAGCTTCCAGAACTTTAAGGGACCCCCGCTGCACTTGCACAGTGCTCGCTTCTTCCTGCAAGTAGATGCTACACGCCAAAAGCAGAATCTTTGGAACAGCAGCTACACTCTGTTCCTATTTGATAATCAGCTGGTCTACTGCAAACGTGATATAATCAAGCGCAGTCACTTCATCTACAAGGGTCGCATTTTCCTGGACCGGTGTCGCGTGGTAAACGTGAGGGACGGAAAGATGTTTGGACACACCATCAAGAACTCACTACGCATCTATAGTGAGTCGCGAGACAAATGGTACGATTTCAGCTTCCGGTCGGCCAACCGGAAGCACCGCTTCCTTAGCACCCTCGCCCTAGAGCGTCAGTTTGGTGGTAAGGCCCTATATGTTTCGGAGATGACTGGTTTCGAGTACAATTACGAGGAGCGGCCGGGCGATTGCTCAGACCAATCTGACTACGAGGCACAAGACTTTGAAATACCAGCGGGAGCTAACAGCGGTGAGAGCTCGGTTCCGGACTCACCGGCGAAATCTTCCTCCCGTTTGTGCGAGACGTTGCCCAAAAAATCTCAGTCCAGGGACGGCATATCCAGCGCAGACAACTCTCAACTGTCCACCACATCAACAGGCTCGCTGGGAAGACGTCATTTTGGCAATTGGTTCCGGAAGCCAAAGAGCGCCAACTGCACCCCAAGTCAATCGCCGACGCATAAGCCGGGCTTCGACGCGGACGCGACGCTTACGGAAGCCCGGGTGGCTGCCATGGAACTGGCAGAAGCCGCGGCTGCGTTAGTGCCAACGGACAGCTCCTCTACGTAA
- the RhoGEF3 gene encoding uncharacterized protein RhoGEF3 isoform X5, whose amino-acid sequence MKAVSSPTLSEPLSEPPPQKPVESTDVAVSGNSGGSGGVGLGVLQIFKRTLNNFNSKNQMHISPLSPAAAGSNPPKTKTSPTTPTVSITAPSTTMPASEPVAEGGDASSGKYRFGPLIWRTSKERRKTKYNRKDKCNSGDSGIQIELEQDEHSRALAVGVQKEGAAPVSTKGSTGFVDSKKRTIRRTNSAKTSSILGPFIVRTKNARHLNMGESDKVEREAPESLPTRSLSQPNGLESYGMGRPDLEDSDSDSVASNEEAVNYYPTIYAEVLYNFTAGGPQELGLERGMLIEILRKEVGPWWFGRIKKEETNLVEDILDPELGWFPKEFVRIIHCPETDIFFNEHRAAVAEAEDATAPAEEGSIPLPVAAYAEDADVTVTTDQSNVTLIVIESPPTPLTLPSSDPIAQLDHNTILRRSAVRELLDTEVNYVKLLASICDGYLPAMSKRIDIFSPNSIRLIFSNIMAIYKFQRKFLEALRRGIEQNQIAKVFLNMHKGFLCYSTYCNAYPRALIELETYDRVKDARTILENCRESENLAELPLSAHLLAPVQRICRYPLHLNEIIKSALEKADEVDGGAKPAAAKYEQLDVFEVDIPDSQHTVNLALEAMRGITEAVNEGKRHSETIARHQASFQNFKGPPLHLHSARFFLQVDATRQKQNLWNSSYTLFLFDNQLVYCKRDIIKRSHFIYKGRIFLDRCRVVNVRDGKMFGHTIKNSLRIYSESRDKWYDFSFRSANRKHRFLSTLALERQFGGKALYVSEMTGFEYNYEERPGDCSDQSDYEAQDFEIPAGANSGESSVPDSPAKSSSRLCETLPKKSQSRDGISSADNSQLSTTSTGSLGRRHFGNWFRKPKSANCTPSQSPTHKPGFDADATLTEARVAAMELAEAAAALVPTDSSST is encoded by the exons ATGAAGGCTGTCTCCAGTCCCACGCTGTCAGAACCGCTCTCAGAGCCGCCGCCACAGAAGCCAGTTGAAAGCACAGATGTGGCGGTCTCGGGCAACAGCGGCGGAAGCGGAGGCGTAGGCCTGGGCGTCTTGCAGATATTTAAGCGCACCCTGAACAACTTCAACAGCAAGAATCAAATGCACATCTCTCCGCTGTCGCCGGCGGCAGCAGGCAGCAATCCGCCAAAGACCAAGACGTCGCCAACAACACCGACTGTATCCATTACAGCTCCGTCGAcgacgatgccagctagcgaACCTGTAGCAGAAGGTGGAGACGCCAGCTCCGGAAAATACCGATTCGGGCCCCTCATCTGGCGCACATCCAAAGAGCGTCGTAAGACGAAGTACAACCGGAAAGACAAGTGCAATTCCGGCGACTCGGGCATTCAGATCGAGCTTGAGCAGGATGAACACTCCCGTGCCCTGGCTGTCGGCGTCCAGAAAGAAGGGGCCGCTCCTGTTTCTACCAAGGGCTCGACGGGTTTCGTGGACTCTAAGAAGCGAACAATACGTCGAACCAATTCGGCCAAGACAAGCAGCATCCTCGGACCCTTTATTGTGCGAACCAAAAACGCCAGGCATCTCAATATGGGAGAGTCCGATAAAGTGGAACGCGAAGCTCCGGAATCCCTGCCCACGCGATCTCTTAGCCAACCCAATGGTCTAGAGTCATATGGCATGGGACGCCCAGATCTTGAGGATAGCGACAGTGACAGCGTAGCGTCAAACGAGGAAG CTGTCAACTACTACCCGACCATCTATGCGGAAGTGCTTTACAACTTCACGGCCGGCGGTCCCCAAGAACTGGGGCTGGAACGGGGAATGCTCATTGAAATATTGCGCAAGGAAGTTGGACCCTGGTGGTTCGGCCGCATTAAGAAGGAGGAAACAAATCTCGTGGAAGACATATTGGACCCCGAGCTGGGCTGGTTCCCCAAGGAATTCGTGCGCATTATTCACTGTCCTGAGACGGATATTTTCTTTAACGAGCATAGGGCTGCCGTGGCTGAGGCTGAGGATGCAACAGCTCCTGCAGAGGAGGGCTCTATTCCTCTTCCTGTGGCTGCGTACGCCGAGGACGCAGACGTTACTGTGACCACGGACCAAAGCAACGTCACCCTTATTGTCATTGAGTCGCCACCAACCCCGCTAACCCTTCCTAGTTCCGATCCAATTGCCCAGCTGGACCACAACACTATCCTGCGCCGAAGTGCCGTTCGCGAACTGCTCGATACGGAGGTCAATTACGTCAAACTGCTGGCATCCATTTGTGATGG GTATCTGCCAGCCATGAGCAAGCGCATCGATATATTCTCGCCGAACAGTATTCGCCTGATATTTTCCAACATAATGGCCATTTACAAGTTCCAGCGAAAGTTTCTAGAGGCCTTGCGACGCGGAATCGAACAAAATCAGATTGCTAAGGTTTTTCTCAACATG cACAAAGGTTTTCTATGCTACTCCACCTACTGCAACGCCTATCCTCGAGCCCTAATCGAACTCGAGACTTACGACCGTGTAAAAGACGCCCGCACTATTTTGGAGAA CTGCCGCGAATCGGAGAACCTAGCCGAGCTTCCGCTCTCCGCCCACCTTCTGGCACCAGTGCAACGCATCTGCCGCTATCCCCTGCACCTCAACGAGATTATTAAGTCGGCCCTGGAAAAAGCGGATGAGGTAGATGGTGGCGCCAAGCCAGCGGCCGCTAAGTATGAACAGCTCGACGTCTTTGAAGTGGACATACCTGACTCCCAGCACACTGTCAATTTGGCGCTGGAGGCGATGCGCGGCATCACAGAGGCGGTCAATGAGGGAAAACGTCACAGCGAAACAATTGCGAGGCACCAGGCCAGCTTCCAGAACTTTAAGGGACCCCCGCTGCACTTGCACAGTGCTCGCTTCTTCCTGCAAGTAGATGCTACACGCCAAAAGCAGAATCTTTGGAACAGCAGCTACACTCTGTTCCTATTTGATAATCAGCTGGTCTACTGCAAACGTGATATAATCAAGCGCAGTCACTTCATCTACAAGGGTCGCATTTTCCTGGACCGGTGTCGCGTGGTAAACGTGAGGGACGGAAAGATGTTTGGACACACCATCAAGAACTCACTACGCATCTATAGTGAGTCGCGAGACAAATGGTACGATTTCAGCTTCCGGTCGGCCAACCGGAAGCACCGCTTCCTTAGCACCCTCGCCCTAGAGCGTCAGTTTGGTGGTAAGGCCCTATATGTTTCGGAGATGACTGGTTTCGAGTACAATTACGAGGAGCGGCCGGGCGATTGCTCAGACCAATCTGACTACGAGGCACAAGACTTTGAAATACCAGCGGGAGCTAACAGCGGTGAGAGCTCGGTTCCGGACTCACCGGCGAAATCTTCCTCCCGTTTGTGCGAGACGTTGCCCAAAAAATCTCAGTCCAGGGACGGCATATCCAGCGCAGACAACTCTCAACTGTCCACCACATCAACAGGCTCGCTGGGAAGACGTCATTTTGGCAATTGGTTCCGGAAGCCAAAGAGCGCCAACTGCACCCCAAGTCAATCGCCGACGCATAAGCCGGGCTTCGACGCGGACGCGACGCTTACGGAAGCCCGGGTGGCTGCCATGGAACTGGCAGAAGCCGCGGCTGCGTTAGTGCCAACGGACAGCTCCTCTACGTAA
- the LOC108070033 gene encoding ATP-dependent RNA helicase DDX54-like: MDLELNFEVFFETGSGEQLNETLHRLPTSRQMAMFLATLPKLLVESARAGLIDPGLTRLDVESILSDGHALKFICCRPDDRYTGLVVLHKYVIPVETQTVVLSAKTLTKNT; this comes from the exons ATGGACTTAGAGCTGAATTTCGAAG TGTTCTTTGAAACGGGCTCCGGCGAGCAGCTTAACGAAACGCTGCACAGATTGCCGACTTCCCGTCAGATGGCcatgtttttggccactctGCCAAAGCTTTTGGTGGAATCTGCCCGCGCAGGCCTGATCGACCCAGGCCTAACTCGCTTGGACGTCGAGTCCATACTTTCGGACGGACACGCTCTAAAGTTTATTTGCTGCCGACCGGACGACCGCTACACAGGTCTCGTGGTTCTTCATAAGTACGTTATTCCTGTGGAGACGCAGACCGTGGTGTTGTCAGCGAAAACGCTTACAAAAAATACCTGA
- the RhoGEF3 gene encoding uncharacterized protein RhoGEF3 isoform X3, which yields MVTYHVRSSLTQFSVPQFESPGAATVKRSKVTKIGIKSNMNIKNTMKSYSVRSSQYGMDGRRYTTLQRMPKTGNSGIRSNSSFAVGLSQQMKAVSSPTLSEPLSEPPPQKPVESTDVAVSGNSGGSGGVGLGVLQIFKRTLNNFNSKNQMHISPLSPAAAGSNPPKTKTSPTTPTVSITAPSTTMPASEPVAEGGDASSGKYRFGPLIWRTSKERRKTKYNRKDKCNSGDSGIQIELEQDEHSRALAVGVQKEGAAPVSTKGSTGFVDSKKRTIRRTNSAKTSSILGPFIVRTKNARHLNMGESDKVEREAPESLPTRSLSQPNGLESYGMGRPDLEDSDSDSVASNEEAVNYYPTIYAEVLYNFTAGGPQELGLERGMLIEILRKEVGPWWFGRIKKEETNLVEDILDPELGWFPKEFVRIIHCPETDIFFNEHRAAVAEAEDATAPAEEGSIPLPVAAYAEDADVTVTTDQSNVTLIVIESPPTPLTLPSSDPIAQLDHNTILRRSAVRELLDTEVNYVKLLASICDGYLPAMSKRIDIFSPNSIRLIFSNIMAIYKFQRKFLEALRRGIEQNQIAKVFLNMHKGFLCYSTYCNAYPRALIELETYDRVKDARTILENCRESENLAELPLSAHLLAPVQRICRYPLHLNEIIKSALEKADEVDGGAKPAAAKYEQLDVFEVDIPDSQHTVNLALEAMRGITEAVNEGKRHSETIARHQASFQNFKGPPLHLHSARFFLQVDATRQKQNLWNSSYTLFLFDNQLVYCKRDIIKRSHFIYKGRIFLDRCRVVNVRDGKMFGHTIKNSLRIYSESRDKWYDFSFRSANRKHRFLSTLALERQFGGKALYVSEMTGFEYNYEERPGDCSDQSDYEAQDFEIPAGANSGESSVPDSPAKSSSRLCETLPKKSQSRDGISSADNSQLSTTSTGSLGRRHFGNWFRKPKSANCTPSQSPTHKPGFDADATLTEARVAAMELAEAAAALVPTDSSST from the exons ATGGTTACATATCACGTGCGGTCAAGCTTAACTCAGTTTAGTGTGCCCCAGTTCGAGTCGCCTGGTGCGGCAACTGTTAAGCGCAGCaaagtgacaaaaattggCATCAAATCCAACATGAACATAAAAAACACGATGAAAAGTTACAGTGTGAGATCATCACAATATGGCATGGATGGTCGACGTTATACGACGTTGCAAAG AATGCCAAAAACTGGAAACTCTGGAATAAGATCAAACAGTAGCTTCGCTGTGGGTCTG TCCCAGCAAATGAAGGCTGTCTCCAGTCCCACGCTGTCAGAACCGCTCTCAGAGCCGCCGCCACAGAAGCCAGTTGAAAGCACAGATGTGGCGGTCTCGGGCAACAGCGGCGGAAGCGGAGGCGTAGGCCTGGGCGTCTTGCAGATATTTAAGCGCACCCTGAACAACTTCAACAGCAAGAATCAAATGCACATCTCTCCGCTGTCGCCGGCGGCAGCAGGCAGCAATCCGCCAAAGACCAAGACGTCGCCAACAACACCGACTGTATCCATTACAGCTCCGTCGAcgacgatgccagctagcgaACCTGTAGCAGAAGGTGGAGACGCCAGCTCCGGAAAATACCGATTCGGGCCCCTCATCTGGCGCACATCCAAAGAGCGTCGTAAGACGAAGTACAACCGGAAAGACAAGTGCAATTCCGGCGACTCGGGCATTCAGATCGAGCTTGAGCAGGATGAACACTCCCGTGCCCTGGCTGTCGGCGTCCAGAAAGAAGGGGCCGCTCCTGTTTCTACCAAGGGCTCGACGGGTTTCGTGGACTCTAAGAAGCGAACAATACGTCGAACCAATTCGGCCAAGACAAGCAGCATCCTCGGACCCTTTATTGTGCGAACCAAAAACGCCAGGCATCTCAATATGGGAGAGTCCGATAAAGTGGAACGCGAAGCTCCGGAATCCCTGCCCACGCGATCTCTTAGCCAACCCAATGGTCTAGAGTCATATGGCATGGGACGCCCAGATCTTGAGGATAGCGACAGTGACAGCGTAGCGTCAAACGAGGAAG CTGTCAACTACTACCCGACCATCTATGCGGAAGTGCTTTACAACTTCACGGCCGGCGGTCCCCAAGAACTGGGGCTGGAACGGGGAATGCTCATTGAAATATTGCGCAAGGAAGTTGGACCCTGGTGGTTCGGCCGCATTAAGAAGGAGGAAACAAATCTCGTGGAAGACATATTGGACCCCGAGCTGGGCTGGTTCCCCAAGGAATTCGTGCGCATTATTCACTGTCCTGAGACGGATATTTTCTTTAACGAGCATAGGGCTGCCGTGGCTGAGGCTGAGGATGCAACAGCTCCTGCAGAGGAGGGCTCTATTCCTCTTCCTGTGGCTGCGTACGCCGAGGACGCAGACGTTACTGTGACCACGGACCAAAGCAACGTCACCCTTATTGTCATTGAGTCGCCACCAACCCCGCTAACCCTTCCTAGTTCCGATCCAATTGCCCAGCTGGACCACAACACTATCCTGCGCCGAAGTGCCGTTCGCGAACTGCTCGATACGGAGGTCAATTACGTCAAACTGCTGGCATCCATTTGTGATGG GTATCTGCCAGCCATGAGCAAGCGCATCGATATATTCTCGCCGAACAGTATTCGCCTGATATTTTCCAACATAATGGCCATTTACAAGTTCCAGCGAAAGTTTCTAGAGGCCTTGCGACGCGGAATCGAACAAAATCAGATTGCTAAGGTTTTTCTCAACATG cACAAAGGTTTTCTATGCTACTCCACCTACTGCAACGCCTATCCTCGAGCCCTAATCGAACTCGAGACTTACGACCGTGTAAAAGACGCCCGCACTATTTTGGAGAA CTGCCGCGAATCGGAGAACCTAGCCGAGCTTCCGCTCTCCGCCCACCTTCTGGCACCAGTGCAACGCATCTGCCGCTATCCCCTGCACCTCAACGAGATTATTAAGTCGGCCCTGGAAAAAGCGGATGAGGTAGATGGTGGCGCCAAGCCAGCGGCCGCTAAGTATGAACAGCTCGACGTCTTTGAAGTGGACATACCTGACTCCCAGCACACTGTCAATTTGGCGCTGGAGGCGATGCGCGGCATCACAGAGGCGGTCAATGAGGGAAAACGTCACAGCGAAACAATTGCGAGGCACCAGGCCAGCTTCCAGAACTTTAAGGGACCCCCGCTGCACTTGCACAGTGCTCGCTTCTTCCTGCAAGTAGATGCTACACGCCAAAAGCAGAATCTTTGGAACAGCAGCTACACTCTGTTCCTATTTGATAATCAGCTGGTCTACTGCAAACGTGATATAATCAAGCGCAGTCACTTCATCTACAAGGGTCGCATTTTCCTGGACCGGTGTCGCGTGGTAAACGTGAGGGACGGAAAGATGTTTGGACACACCATCAAGAACTCACTACGCATCTATAGTGAGTCGCGAGACAAATGGTACGATTTCAGCTTCCGGTCGGCCAACCGGAAGCACCGCTTCCTTAGCACCCTCGCCCTAGAGCGTCAGTTTGGTGGTAAGGCCCTATATGTTTCGGAGATGACTGGTTTCGAGTACAATTACGAGGAGCGGCCGGGCGATTGCTCAGACCAATCTGACTACGAGGCACAAGACTTTGAAATACCAGCGGGAGCTAACAGCGGTGAGAGCTCGGTTCCGGACTCACCGGCGAAATCTTCCTCCCGTTTGTGCGAGACGTTGCCCAAAAAATCTCAGTCCAGGGACGGCATATCCAGCGCAGACAACTCTCAACTGTCCACCACATCAACAGGCTCGCTGGGAAGACGTCATTTTGGCAATTGGTTCCGGAAGCCAAAGAGCGCCAACTGCACCCCAAGTCAATCGCCGACGCATAAGCCGGGCTTCGACGCGGACGCGACGCTTACGGAAGCCCGGGTGGCTGCCATGGAACTGGCAGAAGCCGCGGCTGCGTTAGTGCCAACGGACAGCTCCTCTACGTAA